ggcatagatattcaggattgagacttcatcctgatgaattgttcctgttatgaatataaagtatccatcttgatctcttctgattgattttagtttgaagtcagttttgttagaaattagtatggccacacctgcttttttcttaggaccatttgcttgaaaaaccttttcccaaccctttactctgagtagatgcctgtctttgtggttgagatgtgtttttgtaaacagcagaatgttggatcctgtttttgtatccaatctcttagcctgtgcctttttataggtggattgagaccattaatattaagtgatattaatgaccagtggttgtttactccggttattcctattgtttttggtagtagattTGTGTGTCTCCcatctttgagttgtgctggtgaagggtcactagatgcctgagttattgtaggcagtgttggcaatgttggattccttgggttgtgattttccttctattactttctgtaggactggatttgaggCTATGTAtcgtttaaatttgttcttatccttgaatgtcttgttttctccattgatagtgaacgatagcttggctgggtatagtagtctgggtttgcatccatggtctcttagtttctgcagtacctctatccaggaccttctggctttcatggtttccatagagaagtcaggtgtaagtcttttcggtttacctttataagttacttgacctttctcctttgcagctcttaatattctttctttaatctgtatattttgtgttttgactattatatggcgaggggatttttttaaaaaaaatatgaaatgcttcatgaatttgcgtgtcatccttgcgctggggccatgctaatcttctctgtatcattcCAATTTTAATATATGTGCTGCTGAAGCAAGCACAACCACGCATCTTTTTGGAGGAGCTAAAGGGTGTTGCGGGAGCTGGCATGTCCCTGTCTTTGGAGCTCTTTTATTAAATGCCATaccctcagatctgtaaaggcacttgagtaTTAGGTACCATTTCCTGTTATTTAAATTgggcatataagctaaattttgacgtgtattttatccaattagttaCAGTTTACAAATGCTAGTAAATATAagattaaaatgaatattttaataagtcaaaaaATATTAGCACATGTGGGTATTCTTACCCAAGATGGTGATGAGATCAAAATGGTTATTACCcacatatttgtatttttctagagCTGTTTTAGTCAGGAGTTATCTTAAAACAagtacacaagcacacagaaacataaatccACAGACATACTATGGCCACATCattctaacagacagacaaatataaCACTTTTAgaaacctgtgtcagctgacctACTTAAAATCCCAGCATAGTTAGGTGGCAGAAGCCAGGAGAATGGAAGGACAGGggaaataaatttgttttaaaatcacagagtgagacaaacaacaaacagctgggggcagggggagggggctgatagtgagacaaacagcaaacagcttagagaagcagggaggggagtggggtagCAGGCAGGAGCACGCATCTACAAACCGTGGGCTACGGAGCCTTGTTTGCTTTACATTAGATGTTAGacagccccaatttaaaaggatttttgtaaaaggcCACCCAACGGTGTTTTGAGTAATCAGCTTGGAATCGCAAGGACCCATCAGAAGCCCATGCCTATTGGAACTCAAGTCTGTGGCAATGTGTCCACCGCATAGTACTCTTGAGTCAAAACAGCGGTGCATGAGAAATGAGTGGGGTTGTCTCCAAACACCTGGATCTCATCTTAGCTAAGCCCACCTTAGCTACATGTGTCATGCTTTTTGTGCAGCCATGACTTCAACAGAAATCCTGAAAAGTGGGTCCCCCTGAGGACCCTACCAGCCATGTACTCCAGAAGGGAAACTCACCCACTTGAAGCCAATCTTAGCCTGGCAGAGAATGCAAGGGCATTTTCCAGCATACGGCACTGAGCCTGTAGGAAAAACAGACCCCCTCAGTGGAAGACCTCCATCATATTAGGAATAATCCTTAAGACAAGTCTCTCCACTGATGCAAATAATTttaatcagaccaaattagaccaatGATGTGGGACaactctgtattctgtcaattatgttttaagtaaaccctgattgaccagtagtcaagcaggaagtataggcagattaaccagacaggaagtagagacggggcaatgagaacaggagtactCTGGGGAAAACGAAGCTCTTTGTGCAGTCCTttcagaccaccaaagaagcaggatgtgacctaccttgctgaaaaaggtaccgaaccatgtggctaacatatactagaataatgggctggtatacgttataagagctaatatgaagcctgagctaatgggccaatcagtttataagttatgtagacctctgtgtaatttctttggggggtcactggctgtgggaactgggcatgACAGAAACCCCAGCAAGCAGGCCCTTCCTTCATGTTACAGACCAAATCAATGCCCATGTTTATTTACTGCAGCActcctgggtagctgggaaaACATGGCAGGGAAAGGGGGGTTTCCCACACAAAACCCAAAGACAACATGTTCTTTTTCTTAGCATtggcctaaatagcctgtgggaatgGTCCTGACCTTCCCTTGGAAGAGGTCAGCACTTGGCGGGCTTTTCCAGAGGTGGAAtccagaccaaggcaactcctagGGGGAGGGGACTTGAGATGGAACTTTCTGCTCCGTTGACACCCCAAGGATGaatgtcaggggctggggtgatgcttccaacacAAACAAAAGTTATGAAGTCCTTTTCCCAAGATCAGTCATTTAGATAAACTCCCCATTCCCTTAGTGGCTTAAAGAAATTTCCTACTTCCTAAAAAGGGAGTCATTCACCTTATCTCTGATAAAAGGAACTTGTAGTCCTACCATTAACATGTGTCTGTGGTACCTAGTAACTTGTCAAGTGTAAACTAGCCTCTAGGTTCCCTCAATCCCTGCTCACAAGTCCTACAAAAGCAAGTCCTGGTCTTATGAAAGTTAATAAATTATTCTAAACTGttaaagataattaagaaaaatttgactaaagtctttaaagaaagaaaagagtaatataaaaaataagccaggtaAGGATGGACAATACAGAGGGCACATGGATCCTACATGTTGCTTTgttgacttaaaatttttttaatgttgggTGAGTGCATGgcagctgctaagagacattgAATTATAACAggaactgctaaattaaaccagccTATGTACTTTAGGGATGTCTTgacttcagaatggaagtcagaaaatgtagtgcattggggaagaggttatgctttttgTTTCCACCATAAATGAAAGGCTATGGATTCCTTCAAGGTTAATAAAAATCAGGTTTGGTCAGGGGAGACttgaaaatcttggctacagacataaagaaacaaaccaagaaaacctACAAGACAGATAACAGTAACAGTTCTAAGACTGGACAACAAATAgttttcccaggacttgaccagggtctcaattttctcaggattcCCTGGAgatgccatctctccagacaatAGGAAACAGTCTAAAGAACATGATGCTTACATTCCCAAGAGATGGAGTAGATGATTTCTGGTCATTCCGGgtgtgtttgtcattgtttagtgGGGTTAGTttcaagttgttattggttatgaTCAGGGAGGAAACTGAACAAAGGAGGTTAGATTCAGGAATCTTTTTCCGAAAGGggggataattttaaaaaatatattgaatctacttttaaaataaaatgatatgataaaaaggtagattgttaaatttattttaaaaaacaactactaATCTCAAATATTTCACATAGGTATGAATTTTTCTATAATGATacaaatttagttatttttgctaatatatatatatacatatatgtgtttctactcttgtttaaggtattgtacctatatgacttctttaaaaatataatatataattaagaaatacagattaataattatctataataatcaaacttgtagtcatgttagatatgttttcGAGGTTAAGCCTAGATATGTTTGCGTCAGATATGATTAATAGATAATGGTCCTCAAACTTTTCAGAGATCTGAtgaatatggcttttaaaatgtttaatggaAAAAGCTTACTAGGACAGAGAAAGAGTCCCAGCTCCTAGCAGTAATCCCAAGATTTCCAAGGAAGATGGCAGGGTACCACAATGACTCCATCTGGATTGTGGTAATGCTAACTACTGGGCAAGAATGACTCAACACAGGACCTACTACCAGGACCCAGTCCAAAATGTGGACAAGAAGGACACTGGAGAATTGGTTGCCCCATTTTGCCTAGACAAAGTAAGGTCAGTCTTCCCTATGTTCTTCCTTCACAGGAAAAACTCTCACCTCTGGGCCTGGCAACCAAAGATGGATGTTGTCCTGGTACCTCTGCCCCCAATGCTTTAGAGACCGCAGAAGCATGGGATGGCTATCTAGGTAATGGGCTAGTCTTTGTCATTTTAATTGATACACAGACCATTTGTTATATTTTCTGCTgtaatttatccttctcagatctctaaTTGTATTGATGACTAGACTAACCATAACTCTGTCAGTTTAGCAACAGCAAGAAATCAGATTCTTCCCCAAGGTTATAGCCACCTTGTTAgtttatttcatatgtaaaaatcAAGCCTTGCCTTTTCTAGAGCTACTAGGTCTCCAGTAGAGAAAAGGTAAGTAGGTTTGTCTTGCTAACAGGCTGGAATGTTAGATCAAAAGAAAACCCCCTGTCACAGGGGATAAAACAGCTACCTTATAGTGCCTATTGGCATACCAGAAAAGGTACCTGTTAGAACCAAATACACCCAGGTCTATCAATAGGAAGATTTATTGGCTGAAATAGGGCTATACACAGAGCACTCAACCCGCTGTATGTAAAACAGAGAAGTAATTTTACAGCCTTAATAGAAAATTGCTATTTCTATATAAACCACTCAGGAATCATTAGACATAATATGGCTTTACTACCATAGAGGCATTGATATAAGGATGGGCCTAACATAGGTCAGGGTTGCCGCCTTTGTTCTGGGAATGGAGTACAATGGCTGATAATCCTGGGGAACAAACATTTTTAGAATCAAAAATTTAACTTATCTCTAACAGGCATGGTTAAGATGTTATCATCTCTGAGATATTTTGGAGGTGGCTTCCCTTAGACAAATTTTGGGTTACATGATTTAATATCTTCTAAGTAAATCTATTTGTAAAGCCTTAATAATCAGttctattactttttcttctatatcaCCCTTACCTCTCCAGTTCCTTTGATAACTTATCCTCCATGCtaacctctctgtctcttttcttctttaatattccATATGTCCTTTTAGCTATggttattgtgtgtatgtgttgcatATACATGTTGCTATAATTTGTATGCATAAGGCTTACATCAGTGTCATCCTCAACCCCTCACCcatcttatgttttaaaatagggtctctctgaacctggaactcaaaAATTTGACTTGGTTTGTGGAACAATGAGCTCCATGATCATCCCGTCTCCATTCCCCCACAACACTAGAGTTAGGTGTGTGCTGCAACTTCTGgttttttacatgagtgctgagatttgaactcagatcttggTACTTATGCCGCAAGCGCTGTACCTAAACCACCTCACCAGCTTGGTTTTTCAAAATTCTACAATTCTGGCATACCTAAGGAACTTTATATTTCCTCCTTGGGACTATTTGATTCTCCTTGGTTCCAACATAGAGGTGGATTGTCCCTCTTCAAGTCCCCAGCTTCACCAAGGACCAGCTGTGTGGCTATTATTAGACAGTTACCTAATCTGGTTATGCAGTTTCTCAGCTACCGCAATGTGGGAAGGTTTGAGAAAGTCCATCCAGTAGTCAGATGTCATGACGGCAGCAGGCACTCAATTGACAGGAGcatgaaaacaacaaaatcagcAGAAAAGTCCATGAATCAGGAGCAAGCAAAGCAATACAGTTGGGagtcagagaggagagaggaactTGGAAGATGGGGCGTTGCTTTCCTACACTCAGCATAGGTGGAAAGGGCATAGCAAAGTGAACTCATCAGATAACCTATTGGCTTTAAAAAGATACCCATAACTTGGTCACACCATCAACACACCAGATTTTTTGGCTACAGAACCCCAAACTTTCTAActcctcctttaaaaaaaaaaatctagacctTTAGTTATCTGGCACAAGATAGGCCATGGGAAAGGTGTAGTCCCTCCCTCCGGCTCTTCCGCAATTCACGggcttcctttttctccttcctgagtgAAAGGGCATTTAAAGAACACCGGGGGATAAATGCTGTGGTCTCCGGCAGTCCCAAGCACGAGGACACACTGGTGACCATGAGTGACTCCACAGAAGCAAGGATGCAGCAGCTGGGTTCCGCTGGTGAGGCCGGGCTGGGGTTGTGGGAGCACGGTGAGGGAAACCAGTGGGGGCAGCTCGGAGTTGAGCCTGCCCAGGCTCTAACTGGCTCTGTGTTCCCTCAGAGGATGAAGAGTGGATGGTCAGTGACACCAGGTGTTCTAATAAAAGCTCCAGACTACGACCACATTCTGGAACCAAGAGTTTAGCAGGTACGGCCGGGTGAGGGGCTGAGGAAGAGTGGACAATCTTCCCCAGAGTGGGTCTTAAAGAGAGGAAGGCTAGTGCTCTAAACTTCTGTTTcctggggagagagaggctggAGCAGGGAGTCATGGGCCACTGGGAAGGCTGGGGTAGGTGGCTAGGGGAAAGGTAACAGACTATGGGAAGAGAAGGCCAGGGAAGGTAGTCATGGGCCATGGGGCAGTAGAGGCTAGGACAAGGAAACTTGGACCATGGTAAGGTGGAAGTTGGGAACTGAGGGTCCTGGGAAGATGGACGGTACACCAGGAAATTAAGGGTCTTAGGGAAGTGGAACCTGAGGTAGGGAATCCGGTCTTTGGAGAGGTGGCAGAGGGAGCAGAAAATCACAGGCTATGAGGAGATTGAGGGCAGGGAATGAAATCATGGGCCATGTGGAGGTAGAATCTGAGAGTTTGGATTCATGGGCTGGTGGGAGGAGGATGCCAGTCATCTGTCCTGGAATCAGCATAAGGAAGGAACTTCATCATACTTAAAAGTCCACTTTTTCTCTGGCAGGATGCCTGGGACGTGGCCAAATCCCCTTGGTCCTACACTTGCTTTCCTTCCTGTTCGTGGCTGGACTCCTGCTGATCATTCTTGTCAAAGGTCAGGCACAATGGAGGCCTCGCCTTTCTGACCCTGCTCTTCAGCTAGGGCCTTCCTGGGTTctagaagggaagtggggaatgCAAGCGGATGGCATGTCCTCTAAGGATGCCCCCATCTCTAGTGTaagacagaatgagaaaagagacaTGGGTGGGTCCTAGATCCTCCATCCATTTCTCCTTATGATTCAGCTTTCTCTGAGTGGTAAGTTTTCTGGTCTTTGATCAGGATTAAGGAAGACATTAGTGAGAAACTGCCCTAGACTCTGGGGCGCTGACATGTGCCTATAGTCTCAGctgctggggaagctgaggcacaaTGATCATTTGTGCCAAAGAATATGAGAGAAGCCTGGGCAACagaataagaaattttaaaatggcacaatGTCTCAGAGAACTCAGTATAGGACTTGGCACACAGGAGGTATTTGCTAATGAaaactttttttccctcctcagtTTCCAAGACCCCAAATACCCAGGAACAAGAGGATTCTAAGCATGAAGAGATCGTCCAGGAACTGACCCAGCTAAAAGACCAACTCTGTGAGTGTCCTCAAAACAGAAGTGTCAGAGCCTCGGGAGGGCTCCGTGGGAAAGGAGTTCGTTTTCTTAAATTATCAGATCCCTTTGAacctcagttttctcctctgtgaaTTGAGACCACAGGATAACAGTAATAAAATGATACCTGATATTTACAAGGGTTGTGCACACAATAGGAACTCAGTGTCCACAGGGGGTGTGTACACAGTCAACATTCAGTGTTCATAAGGGTCGTGTGCATAGTAGGCATTCCATGTGCCCAGAGGACATGCCAGTGCTTGGCTTATAATACATACAGAGAGTGCACACACAGCAGGCACTCCCCGGTCTCTGGGGCTATGTACACATTTAATGTCCACAGGGGCCAtgcacatagtaggtactcaaACTATTCTCTTGGTCTCTGTTCTGATTGCTAAGCCTCAATTTCTCCCAGTCTGCAAGATAATACTTGGGTCTCCCAGGGTTACGCTGTCGGGGGAGGGGGTGTGGAGAGGGGAATGGTTCCCTAGGATGCTCTGTCACTCTGAAGGGTCTGAAGGTTGAGCAGACAAAGAACATGGGTATCCAAGTGTGGGTTCATCATGACCCACCCCCTCCCTGGGACTAGACACTCTGCTAGGTATTCAGTTTCTCAGTCTCCAAAGGAGATTAAAGAAGACATCAATCAGAAACCATCCCAGAAGCTGAGACTGGCCTATGCCTGCATCCTAGCCATTAGGGAACTGGAAAAGGAATGCTGTTTTGTGCCAGGGGATTTGTGACAATCTGTTACACAGTGGGGTCCATAAAACAGAAGATCCCCAGGGACCCCATGCAGGTCATGACAAACAGTAGGTATTTAATAATGGCAGTTCTTTATTTTCTTGGCACAATCTCCCAAGGGCGGAATGAGTCCTCGCAGATCTCTGAGCAACTGATGCGGATGAAAGCTGAACTCCGTAAGTGAACAGATTCCCGAGGTTCCAAGGCCTCAGGTTGCTATAAGGGTCAATTTTCTTGAGTCCTCAGAGCTCtttatgcctcagtttcctcatttgtgaCTCGGGGCCACAGGTGACAACAAGGATGTCACATGATGTTTACATAGGCAAGCATCCAATAGGTATTCCATGTCAATAGGGAACATACATACACCAGGTACTCGGTGTTCCTAAGGACACATGAACTGTTCATACAGTAGGTACTCAATGTTCTGTTCATAAGGGGCATGCACACAGTAAGTACTAAGTGCTTTAGGAACCATGCACACACTAGGTATTCTATGTTCATGGAAACTTTGGGCACCCACTAGGCAGTCAATGTTTTTAGGgaccacatacacaataaatactcATGGTTCACAGTAGACACTTAGTGTTCATAGAGACCATATACACGGTAGGCACTCAACATTTACAAAGCCTGCATCGGtcaggttctttggaagaacaAACTATAGAAAGAATGCTTATCAAAAGTCTGAGAATCTGGTAACCACTCAGACCACAAGACTGGATGCCTCAGAGTCCCAGTTTGGGACCCTGAAGGATTCCTACAGAGCCACCATCCTTCAGGTCACAGTGAAAGACTGAAAGGAGCAGAGATTAACATCAGCAAAAGTCCAGAGACAACAACAGATAGATGGGAAGATGGACAGACAGCAGCAGCCCTGTTTTTCCCTTGGCTTCTGTATGTCTGGGCCAGCATTGGGAGGTGCTGCCCACTAGGTACACGTCTTCCCTGTCCTGTTCCTCTTTCCTGGAAATACCCTCACCTCTCTGTCCCAAGCTGTGTCTCTTGGCTCATTTCATGTCCAATCACATTCACATCAGCTGTGCCATGACCACAGTAGGATCACTATCTTCACTGAATTTGTGCACACAGTAGGCAGACAATGATCACAGGGACTGTGAAGAGTCGTCACACAATATTCatgaagttacacacacacagtaggccCTCAGTTAAACCAGTCTACTGGCCTCTGTTCTGAGCTCTAAGCCCCTACTTCTCACCATCTAGAAGAAAAAGGCCAAGACTCCTGAGTATTGGGTGTCCTAAGCTTCACAGGAGAGGAGCTCCCTGACATTGGGTTGTGGCACATGCCCGAAGTCCAAGTTTCACGGGGAAGTCCTTATGCCCAGGGCTTTGAGAGGTTTTGGTCACAGAGGGAGATCCATCtcaagatggaaagagagaagaaatggcaTAATGTCCCTGGGGACCCAGCTCAAGTCGATGCACACAGTAGTTGTTTAGTAACTGCAGCTCCCCCTCTTTTTTCCTGGCCCAGTTTCCAGTATCCTTAACATCCAGGTACAGAACCATTCTAAGCAGGAAAAGATCTACCAGCAACTGGTACAGATGAAGGCTGAACTCTGTGAGTGAACAGAGACCAGAGGCCTCGGGGCCTCAGGTGATCTTTACTGTGGGTCAATTTGCTTGAGTCCTCACACATCTTCAAACCTCAGTCCCATCCTCTGATTTAGCACTTGGTATTTACAGGGGCCATGCAAACAACAAACACTAAATGTTCACAGGAATCATTTACAAAGCAGGCACTCAGTGTTCACGGGGGTGTGCACACAGTGGACACTGAGTGTTCATAGCAATTGTGCACACAGCGGGCACCCAGTGCTCACAAAGGCCCTGAGCCCATCTCCTGGCCTTAGTTCTGAGCTCTAAGTCCCTACTTCCTCCAGTCTGGCAGAGGTGTAACTAGGACTCCTGAGTTCCCCTAGAGTTGCAAAGGAGCAAAGAAACTGGAAAGGGAATGGTTTGCCAACATGCTGTGTCAAGGGAGGGCTCTGACTCTGGAGAGCCTGAGGCTAAGCAAGCACCGGAACACAGGCATCCAGATGTGAGTCCATCCTAACCCACTTCCCCAACAGTCCGCCTGTGTCGCCCCTGCCCCTGGGACTGGACGTTCCTCCTAGGAAACTGTTACTTCATCTCCAAGTACCAGCAGA
The Chionomys nivalis chromosome 3, mChiNiv1.1, whole genome shotgun sequence genome window above contains:
- the LOC130871605 gene encoding CD209 antigen-like protein B isoform X1, with translation MSDSTEARMQQLGSAEDEEWMVSDTRCSNKSSRLRPHSGTKSLAGCLGRGQIPLVLHLLSFLFVAGLLLIILVKVSKTPNTQEQEDSKHEEIVQELTQLKDQLCECPQNRMGSIKQKIPRDPMQVMTNSRYLIMAVLYFLGTISQGRNESSQISEQLMRMKAELLSSILNIQVQNHSKQEKIYQQLVQMKAELFRLCRPCPWDWTFLLGNCYFISKYQQNWSSAVKACQEVEAQLVIIQRDEEQSFLQQTSKAKGATWMGLSDLKKEGSWLWVDDSPLSSRFQKYWSRGEPNNIGEEDCVEFTGDGWNDAKCDLQKFWVCKKSATPCTAS
- the LOC130871605 gene encoding CD209 antigen-like protein B isoform X2 encodes the protein MSDSTEARMQQLGSAEDEEWMVSDTRCSNKSSRLRPHSGTKSLAVSKTPNTQEQEDSKHEEIVQELTQLKDQLCECPQNRMGSIKQKIPRDPMQVMTNSRYLIMAVLYFLGTISQGRNESSQISEQLMRMKAELLSSILNIQVQNHSKQEKIYQQLVQMKAELFRLCRPCPWDWTFLLGNCYFISKYQQNWSSAVKACQEVEAQLVIIQRDEEQSFLQQTSKAKGATWMGLSDLKKEGSWLWVDDSPLSSRFQKYWSRGEPNNIGEEDCVEFTGDGWNDAKCDLQKFWVCKKSATPCTAS